A section of the Pseudomonas flavescens genome encodes:
- a CDS encoding MerR family transcriptional regulator, with amino-acid sequence MLEPSHNDELPVIPGKRYFTIGEVSELCAVKPHVLRYWEQEFPQLNPVKRRGNRRYYQRQDVLMIRQIRALLYDQGFTIGGARLRLTGEEAKDDTTQYKQLIKQMIAELEDVLLVLRK; translated from the coding sequence ATGCTGGAACCAAGTCATAACGACGAATTACCTGTCATACCCGGCAAACGGTATTTCACGATCGGCGAGGTCAGTGAACTCTGTGCGGTGAAACCGCACGTGCTTCGTTACTGGGAGCAGGAGTTTCCGCAGCTGAACCCGGTGAAGCGTCGCGGCAACCGTCGGTATTACCAGCGCCAGGATGTGCTGATGATCCGCCAGATCCGCGCCTTGCTGTACGACCAGGGCTTCACCATCGGTGGCGCACGCCTGCGCCTGACCGGCGAAGAAGCCAAGGACGACACCACCCAGTACAAGCAGCTCATCAAGCAGATGATCGCCGAGCTGGAAGATGTCCTCCTCGTACTGCGCAAATGA
- the pheT gene encoding phenylalanine--tRNA ligase subunit beta — MKFSEQWLRGWVSPQVSRDELVARLSMAGLEVDSVSPVAGAFSGVIVGEVLSTEQHPDADKLRVCQVSNGSETFQVVCGAPNVRPGLKIPFAMIGAELPGDFKIKKAKLRGVESNGMLCSASELQISEENDGLLELPADAPVGQDIREYFELNDVSIEVDLTPNRGDCLSLAGLAREVGALYDVPVTRPQVAEVAPALDDVRPVEVLATQACPRYLGRVVRNVDLSKPTPRWMVERLRRADVRSIDAAVDITNYVMLELGQPMHAFDLDVIRGGIRVRMAEEGEKLVLLDGQEVTLRADTLVIADHERALAIAGVMGGVHSGVSDSTRDLFLESAFFDTIAVAGKARSYGLHTDSSHRFERGVDWQLAREAMERATSLLLEIVGGEAGPIIEAVAEAQLPAIAPISLRAERVEQMLGLKLDDELIVKLLSALGLGIEAQGAGQWQVKVPSHRFDISLEVDLIEELARLYGYNRLPVRYPQARLAPQTKAEAVADLPVLRRLLVARGYQEAITYSFIDPKLFELFSPGVQPLTLANPISADMAAMRASLWPGLVKAVEHNLNRQQSRVRLFESGLRFVGQLDELKQEPMLAGVITGSRLPESWAHGRDSVDFFDAKADVEALLAAAGDIGSFAFVPGEHSALHPGQTARIEREGRLVGYVGAIHPELAKTLGLDQPLFLFELVLSEITQGRMPAFRELSRFPEVRRDLALLVDRDVPAQHLLADIRAQAGEWLTDLRLFDVYHGKGIDPLRKSLAVGLTWQHPSRTLNDDEVSTATQNILTSLEQRFNATLRN, encoded by the coding sequence ATGAAATTCAGTGAACAGTGGCTGCGTGGCTGGGTAAGCCCGCAGGTTTCCCGTGACGAACTGGTCGCGCGCCTCTCCATGGCCGGCCTCGAAGTCGACAGCGTCAGCCCGGTGGCCGGCGCCTTCAGCGGCGTGATCGTGGGCGAGGTGCTGAGCACCGAGCAGCACCCGGACGCCGACAAGTTGCGCGTGTGCCAGGTCAGCAACGGCAGCGAAACCTTTCAGGTCGTGTGCGGCGCGCCAAACGTGCGCCCCGGCCTGAAGATTCCGTTCGCCATGATCGGCGCCGAACTGCCCGGCGACTTCAAGATCAAGAAGGCCAAGCTGCGCGGCGTCGAGTCCAACGGCATGCTCTGCTCGGCGTCCGAGCTGCAGATCAGCGAAGAAAACGACGGCCTGCTCGAGCTGCCGGCCGATGCGCCGGTTGGCCAGGACATCCGCGAGTACTTCGAACTCAACGACGTCAGCATCGAAGTCGACCTCACCCCCAACCGCGGTGACTGCCTGTCGCTGGCCGGTCTGGCCCGTGAAGTCGGCGCCCTGTACGACGTGCCGGTAACTCGCCCGCAGGTCGCTGAGGTTGCCCCGGCTCTCGACGACGTGCGCCCGGTCGAGGTGCTCGCCACCCAGGCCTGCCCGCGTTACCTGGGTCGCGTGGTGCGCAACGTCGACCTGTCCAAGCCGACCCCGCGCTGGATGGTCGAGCGCCTGCGCCGCGCCGATGTGCGCAGCATCGACGCCGCCGTCGACATCACCAACTACGTGATGCTCGAGCTCGGCCAGCCGATGCACGCCTTCGACCTCGACGTGATCCGGGGCGGCATTCGTGTGCGCATGGCCGAAGAGGGCGAGAAACTGGTACTGCTCGACGGCCAGGAAGTCACCCTGCGTGCCGACACCCTGGTCATCGCCGACCATGAGCGCGCCCTGGCCATCGCCGGCGTGATGGGCGGTGTGCACAGCGGCGTCAGCGACAGCACCCGCGACCTGTTCCTCGAAAGCGCCTTCTTCGACACCATCGCCGTCGCTGGCAAGGCCCGTTCCTACGGCCTGCACACCGACTCCTCGCACCGCTTCGAGCGCGGCGTGGACTGGCAACTGGCCCGCGAAGCCATGGAGCGCGCCACCTCGCTGCTGCTGGAGATCGTCGGCGGCGAAGCCGGCCCGATCATCGAAGCGGTCGCCGAGGCGCAACTGCCGGCCATCGCACCGATCAGCCTGCGTGCCGAGCGCGTCGAGCAGATGCTCGGCCTCAAGCTCGACGACGAACTGATCGTCAAACTGCTCTCCGCACTGGGCCTGGGTATCGAAGCCCAAGGGGCAGGGCAGTGGCAGGTCAAGGTACCGAGCCACCGCTTCGACATCAGCCTGGAAGTCGACCTGATCGAAGAGCTGGCCCGCCTGTACGGCTACAACCGCCTGCCGGTCCGCTACCCGCAAGCGCGCCTGGCGCCGCAGACCAAGGCCGAAGCCGTGGCTGACCTGCCGGTGCTGCGCCGCCTGCTGGTGGCCCGTGGGTATCAGGAAGCGATCACCTACAGCTTCATCGATCCCAAACTGTTCGAACTGTTCAGCCCAGGCGTGCAGCCGCTGACCCTGGCCAACCCGATCTCCGCCGACATGGCCGCCATGCGCGCCTCGCTGTGGCCGGGCCTGGTCAAGGCCGTGGAGCACAACCTCAACCGTCAGCAGTCGCGCGTGCGCCTGTTCGAAAGCGGCCTGCGCTTCGTCGGCCAGCTGGACGAACTCAAGCAGGAGCCAATGCTCGCTGGCGTGATCACTGGCAGCCGCTTGCCGGAGAGCTGGGCCCATGGCCGTGACAGCGTCGACTTCTTCGATGCCAAGGCAGACGTCGAAGCCCTGCTGGCTGCAGCTGGCGACATCGGCAGCTTCGCCTTCGTGCCGGGCGAGCACAGCGCCCTGCATCCGGGCCAGACCGCACGCATCGAGCGGGAAGGGCGCCTTGTCGGCTACGTGGGTGCCATCCACCCGGAACTGGCCAAGACCCTCGGCCTCGATCAGCCGCTGTTCCTGTTCGAGCTGGTGCTGAGTGAAATCACCCAGGGCCGCATGCCGGCATTCAGGGAGCTGTCGCGCTTCCCCGAAGTGCGCCGCGACCTCGCCTTGCTGGTCGACCGCGACGTGCCAGCCCAGCATTTGCTGGCCGATATCCGTGCCCAGGCAGGGGAATGGCTCACCGACCTAAGGTTGTTTGATGTTTATCACGGTAAAGGTATTGATCCGCTTAGAAAAAGCCTCGCCGTTGGCTTGACCTGGCAGCATCCATCGCGCACTCTAAATGACGATGAGGTGAGTACCGCAACCCAGAACATCCTCACCTCCCTGGAACAAAGGTTCAACGCCACGTTAAGGAACTAG
- the ihfA gene encoding integration host factor subunit alpha gives MGALTKAEMAERLYDELGLNKREAKELVELFFEEIRQALELNEQVKLSGFGNFDLRDKRQRPGRNPKTGEEIPITARRVVTFRPGQKLKARVEAYAGTKS, from the coding sequence ATGGGGGCACTGACGAAAGCTGAGATGGCCGAACGTCTGTACGATGAACTGGGCCTGAACAAGCGAGAAGCCAAGGAACTGGTGGAGCTCTTCTTCGAAGAAATCCGCCAGGCCCTGGAACTCAATGAGCAGGTGAAACTCTCAGGCTTCGGTAACTTCGATCTGCGCGATAAGCGTCAGCGCCCCGGTCGTAATCCAAAAACAGGGGAGGAAATCCCTATCACGGCCCGCCGTGTAGTGACTTTCCGCCCCGGCCAGAAGCTCAAAGCCAGGGTCGAAGCATATGCTGGAACCAAGTCATAA
- a CDS encoding Z1 domain-containing protein — translation MFPIQVALLNAVGMLMIDYSIDPAYDKCRAFIDSWRLNGRSWEEIAMLGRLGGSLQKVNEWLLSQEEMAGWPSLGKSSEERFECWGEIVRRKQQAEQQSVAAARPLIFVGPEEAEPGMAVPQDARSAWQLYRKYLIAQGWKGASVDNIQKSAVRILQHLRQTTQGRKAVKGLVVGHVQSGKTANMAGLISMAADYRWNLFVVLTGTLENLRVQTSKRLVGDLFQHDGNVSWKAIEHPSRNSPYGARAQDMQFDAGRRDRHLVVCLKNPARLRHLIAWIKAHPVGMSQMRLVVIDDEADQAGINSNDFSKAERTAINKLILQLISLPLQCVNYVAFTATPAANFLNEGPGDTLYPSDFIAALPQADEHFGAVQIFGYDENEKEPLGIVREITNSDLEQVGSLHKGETLVLPQALQQSLIWYLCCVAVMRLSGAVKPVSMLIHTSARQLHHRYVSEAVQAALEAWSKYGDDQLAENFRPVWDRVSSGLDVAQFTERFPDYGRISELRELPSFDRFSAEIHTLLDTVTAIQLDENANRMYHRGTHVCVDNCANNGVTDENEVRRLFYPDPDQGLNFCTAFIVIGGGTLSRGLTIENLVSTFFLRGSAQADSLMQMGRWFGYRRGYELLPRIWMTDDTRRKYEFMTVAEEELRDDLQRFMHGGAKPEEFGPRVRVHARLAWIRPTGANKMQRAIEAEFDFSGINRQTTVFHDGDDATALLNTNLSLTEEFLAGAGCRLQESELKGTNSLVWRDVEVSHIAHYLGGLSFHPGNQFFSDMNAFLEWLSENSEKAGYMKWNVVVAGSTPSPQNSWEVSGKTVGRINRSRFADKRSDNGVSIGALRDPKDLLADAQGLDEKDISKAGFRSSEVANLRGQGGVGTVPQLLIYLIDQNSVARTPKVAAAARRKREALNAKAHIVGISLYLPGSQGKQKNYVTHVTVNIPDTFTISEEDLEETVSVI, via the coding sequence ATGTTCCCGATTCAAGTTGCCCTTTTGAATGCAGTAGGGATGCTAATGATTGATTACAGTATTGACCCAGCTTACGACAAATGCCGCGCGTTCATTGATAGTTGGCGCTTAAATGGCAGGAGTTGGGAGGAAATCGCCATGCTCGGTCGGCTGGGGGGATCACTTCAAAAGGTCAATGAATGGCTTCTGTCGCAGGAGGAAATGGCCGGCTGGCCTTCGCTGGGTAAGAGTTCCGAGGAGCGGTTTGAATGCTGGGGGGAGATCGTTCGGCGTAAGCAACAGGCCGAACAGCAATCTGTTGCAGCTGCAAGGCCGCTGATTTTTGTGGGGCCGGAAGAGGCCGAGCCCGGCATGGCTGTGCCCCAAGATGCCCGGAGTGCTTGGCAGCTTTACAGAAAGTATTTGATCGCGCAGGGGTGGAAGGGAGCCTCAGTTGATAATATTCAGAAATCTGCTGTGCGCATCCTCCAACACCTTCGGCAGACCACGCAGGGTCGCAAAGCAGTAAAAGGACTGGTAGTAGGGCATGTGCAGTCCGGCAAGACAGCTAATATGGCTGGCCTGATCTCCATGGCGGCAGACTATCGATGGAATCTGTTCGTTGTGTTAACTGGAACACTCGAGAACTTGCGGGTGCAGACAAGCAAGCGTCTGGTCGGCGACCTATTCCAACACGATGGGAATGTCAGCTGGAAGGCGATCGAGCATCCTTCGAGGAACAGCCCATATGGTGCCCGTGCGCAGGATATGCAGTTCGACGCAGGCCGAAGAGATCGTCATCTTGTCGTTTGTCTGAAGAACCCGGCCCGCCTAAGACATCTCATTGCGTGGATCAAGGCACACCCGGTGGGAATGTCGCAGATGCGGCTTGTTGTGATTGATGACGAGGCAGATCAGGCGGGTATCAATTCTAATGACTTTTCAAAGGCTGAGCGTACGGCCATTAATAAACTCATCCTTCAGCTGATCAGTCTTCCGTTGCAGTGCGTTAATTACGTCGCGTTTACTGCTACACCGGCTGCAAACTTTCTCAATGAAGGACCAGGCGATACGCTATACCCATCGGATTTCATCGCGGCGCTGCCGCAAGCGGATGAGCATTTTGGAGCTGTACAGATTTTTGGTTATGATGAAAATGAGAAGGAGCCGCTTGGAATAGTCCGTGAAATCACCAATAGTGATCTGGAGCAGGTTGGTAGCCTTCACAAGGGAGAAACCTTGGTATTGCCTCAGGCGCTGCAACAGAGTCTGATCTGGTACTTATGTTGCGTTGCAGTGATGAGATTATCCGGTGCTGTAAAGCCTGTAAGCATGTTGATCCACACCAGCGCAAGACAGCTTCATCATCGCTATGTAAGCGAAGCTGTGCAGGCAGCGCTAGAAGCTTGGTCGAAGTATGGTGATGATCAATTGGCAGAAAATTTTAGGCCAGTGTGGGACCGCGTTTCTTCAGGGCTTGATGTTGCGCAATTTACTGAGCGTTTTCCTGACTACGGGCGAATCTCTGAACTTCGAGAGTTGCCGAGTTTTGACAGATTTTCTGCAGAAATCCACACACTTCTAGATACGGTTACGGCAATTCAGTTGGATGAGAACGCCAATCGGATGTATCACCGCGGCACCCATGTGTGTGTCGATAACTGCGCTAATAACGGCGTCACCGATGAGAACGAAGTTCGACGGTTGTTCTATCCTGATCCCGATCAAGGCTTGAATTTTTGCACGGCGTTCATAGTTATCGGCGGCGGCACGCTTTCGAGGGGACTAACGATTGAAAATCTGGTCAGTACTTTTTTCCTTCGCGGCTCGGCGCAAGCGGATTCTCTCATGCAAATGGGGCGGTGGTTTGGTTATCGCAGAGGCTACGAATTGCTGCCGCGTATTTGGATGACTGATGATACGAGAAGAAAATACGAGTTCATGACAGTCGCGGAGGAAGAGCTTCGTGATGATCTGCAGCGCTTCATGCATGGCGGCGCTAAACCGGAGGAATTCGGGCCTCGGGTACGTGTGCATGCGCGGCTCGCCTGGATTCGGCCGACAGGTGCAAATAAGATGCAGCGCGCGATCGAAGCAGAATTTGATTTTTCGGGAATCAATCGACAAACAACAGTTTTCCACGACGGCGATGATGCTACCGCATTGCTCAATACTAATTTGTCATTGACTGAGGAGTTTCTTGCAGGTGCAGGCTGCAGACTCCAAGAGTCTGAACTAAAGGGGACCAATAGCCTTGTTTGGCGCGATGTTGAGGTTAGTCATATAGCTCATTACCTAGGCGGCCTGTCGTTTCATCCCGGGAATCAGTTCTTCTCTGACATGAATGCCTTTCTTGAATGGCTCAGTGAGAATTCTGAAAAAGCTGGCTACATGAAATGGAACGTCGTCGTGGCGGGCAGCACACCGAGTCCGCAAAACAGCTGGGAGGTTTCTGGCAAAACTGTTGGTCGGATCAATCGAAGCCGCTTCGCAGATAAACGATCGGATAATGGTGTGTCCATTGGTGCGCTGAGAGATCCGAAAGATCTTCTGGCCGATGCCCAAGGCCTTGATGAGAAGGATATTTCTAAGGCAGGTTTCAGAAGCTCTGAGGTAGCAAACCTTCGTGGTCAAGGTGGTGTTGGAACAGTACCTCAACTGTTGATTTATCTCATCGATCAGAACAGCGTAGCACGTACTCCAAAGGTTGCTGCTGCGGCGCGACGGAAGAGAGAAGCGCTTAATGCCAAAGCACATATAGTCGGTATCAGTCTTTATCTACCAGGTTCGCAAGGCAAACAGAAAAATTATGTAACCCACGTCACGGTTAATATCCCGGATACCTTCACGATATCGGAAGAAGATCTGGAAGAAACGGTAAGCGTGATCTGA